The following are encoded in a window of Ruminiclostridium herbifermentans genomic DNA:
- a CDS encoding D-2-hydroxyacid dehydrogenase: MKIVVLDGYTLNPGDLSWDGIRGLGDLVVYDRTPAEKTIERIGDAEIVLTNKVMLTREILMKAPSIKYIGVIATGYNVVDIETAKELGIIVTNVPAYSTASVAQLVFALILELCHHVGEHNRAVHNGAWTSSIDFSFWNYPLIELAGKTLGIIGFGAIGQATANIAAAFGMNILYFNRTRKPEFETDRIQFAELDTLLSESDFVSLHCPLTNETRALINKEKIAKMKDGAFLINTSRGDVLVEEDVAEALNSGKLAGVGVDVVSVEPIKQNNPLLKAKNCIITPHFAWAAKESRSRLMDTLIKNIQAFLNNDPINVVSI; encoded by the coding sequence TTGAAAATAGTTGTTTTAGATGGATACACTTTGAATCCTGGTGATTTGTCATGGGATGGGATTAGGGGGCTTGGAGATTTAGTTGTCTATGATAGAACTCCTGCTGAAAAAACAATTGAGCGAATTGGCGATGCTGAAATAGTATTGACAAATAAGGTTATGCTAACAAGAGAAATATTGATGAAAGCACCTTCCATTAAATATATAGGTGTAATTGCAACTGGGTATAATGTTGTTGATATAGAAACAGCTAAAGAACTTGGAATAATTGTAACAAACGTCCCTGCCTATAGCACGGCATCTGTCGCACAGTTGGTTTTTGCACTTATTCTTGAGTTATGTCATCATGTGGGTGAGCATAATAGAGCAGTTCATAACGGTGCATGGACTAGTAGTATAGATTTCTCTTTTTGGAATTACCCATTAATAGAACTTGCAGGTAAAACACTTGGTATTATAGGCTTCGGGGCTATTGGACAGGCTACTGCCAATATTGCAGCTGCATTTGGTATGAATATATTATATTTCAATAGAACACGAAAGCCTGAATTTGAAACTGATAGGATACAGTTTGCTGAACTAGACACTTTACTAAGTGAATCAGATTTTGTAAGCTTGCACTGTCCATTGACTAATGAGACAAGGGCACTTATTAATAAAGAGAAAATTGCAAAAATGAAAGATGGTGCGTTTCTTATAAATACATCTAGAGGTGATGTGCTAGTGGAAGAAGATGTTGCAGAGGCGCTAAATAGTGGCAAACTGGCAGGAGTAGGCGTAGATGTAGTTTCTGTTGAACCAATAAAGCAAAATAATCCTTTGTTAAAAGCTAAGAATTGTATAATAACACCCCATTTTGCATGGGCAGCAAAGGAGTCAAGATCTCGACTAATGGATACGTTAATAAAAAATATACAAGCATTTTTGAATAATGATCCAATTAATGTTGTAAGTATTTGA
- a CDS encoding DUF6320 domain-containing protein: MKTCKRCRVYVVENTDICPLCKTVLTDMDGEKLDKTYPAIEVNSHKYNIIKRLFLFVSILSAVGSAITNYLTYNGVMWSAINISAIVYFWIIMSYSIKRNRNIASHILVQIICISILTVIMDNSIGYSGWSVNNVIPEIMTLANVAVLILVFINRMYWHTYVINQIVIAVCGLIPGVLWLCGLITVIIPTAIATATSLLVLVIMIIFGDKTIKSELKRRFHF; this comes from the coding sequence ATGAAAACATGTAAAAGATGCAGGGTATATGTTGTAGAGAATACTGATATTTGTCCGCTGTGCAAAACAGTATTAACTGATATGGATGGAGAAAAGCTAGATAAAACATATCCGGCTATAGAAGTTAACTCACATAAATACAATATAATAAAGAGATTGTTTCTGTTTGTATCTATACTATCTGCTGTTGGGTCAGCCATTACCAATTATTTAACATATAATGGTGTAATGTGGTCGGCTATTAATATTTCTGCCATAGTGTATTTTTGGATAATAATGAGTTACTCAATAAAGAGGAACAGAAACATTGCTTCGCATATTTTAGTGCAGATAATATGTATATCTATTCTTACTGTGATAATGGACAACTCCATTGGATATAGCGGATGGTCGGTAAATAATGTTATACCAGAGATCATGACATTAGCTAATGTGGCAGTATTAATTTTAGTGTTTATAAATCGTATGTATTGGCATACTTATGTGATAAACCAAATTGTAATTGCTGTTTGTGGACTAATACCTGGTGTGCTTTGGCTTTGTGGACTTATTACAGTTATAATCCCAACGGCAATAGCTACAGCAACGTCATTATTAGTACTAGTTATAATGATAATTTTTGGAGATAAAACAATAAAGAGCGAACTTAAGAGAAGATTTCATTTTTAA
- a CDS encoding SPOCS domain-containing protein, whose amino-acid sequence MANEIIGGFPPIPPIPQPNKTLQVPVIIGWGEKQKLVVKEITVGKACGDKPRTDIGLGPAPGPEPCLPAAIFRIVDVDKEVVITKTKLVPRIESEIPTCSPVKEYWSKIIVNGYVDKNIIYKTITCHTKDDVMGGLNQITTRVYFSTFIEVKSKEPVKETDKAEIVSAIVEGEDEELLDPNPVDKHAPEWAVTYNKLLEKMLIRITAKVVRVEHVTVKPESTPCEG is encoded by the coding sequence ATGGCAAATGAAATTATTGGAGGTTTTCCTCCTATTCCGCCTATACCACAACCTAATAAAACATTGCAGGTTCCGGTAATAATAGGCTGGGGTGAGAAGCAAAAATTAGTAGTTAAAGAGATAACTGTGGGTAAAGCATGTGGTGATAAACCAAGAACAGATATAGGTCTAGGTCCTGCTCCAGGTCCAGAACCATGTTTACCTGCTGCTATTTTCAGAATTGTAGACGTAGATAAGGAAGTAGTAATAACAAAAACAAAATTAGTTCCAAGGATTGAATCTGAAATTCCTACATGCAGTCCTGTTAAAGAGTATTGGAGCAAAATTATTGTTAATGGTTATGTGGATAAGAACATTATTTACAAGACAATCACATGCCATACTAAAGATGATGTTATGGGCGGATTAAATCAGATAACTACACGTGTTTATTTCTCAACATTTATCGAAGTCAAATCTAAAGAGCCAGTTAAAGAAACTGATAAAGCAGAAATAGTAAGTGCAATTGTTGAAGGAGAAGACGAGGAATTATTAGATCCTAATCCAGTAGATAAGCATGCACCAGAATGGGCTGTAACCTATAATAAACTTCTTGAAAAAATGTTGATAAGAATTACTGCAAAAGTTGTAAGAGTAGAGCATGTAACAGTAAAACCAGAAAGTACACCTTGTGAGGGTTAA
- the xylA gene encoding xylose isomerase, with product MSEIFKGISKIKYEGSKSDNPLAFKYYDENAVIGGKTMKEHLRFAVAYWHTFAAPGADMFGAGSYERPWNSITDAMEMAKYKVEANFEFVEKLGAPFFCFHDRDIAPEGATLAETNKNLDIITALIKDRMKSSDVKLLWGTTNAFGNPRFMHGASTSPNADVFAYAAAQVKKAMEITHELGGENYVFWGGREGYETLLNTDMKLELDNLARFLRMAVDYAKEIGFTGQFLIEPKPKEPTKHQYDFDTATVIGFLKTYGLDPYFKMNIEANHATLAGHTFQHELATCRINNMLGSIDANQGDVMLGWDTDQFPTNVYDTTLAMIEVLKAGGLNKGGLNFDSKVRRGSFDPTDLFYGHIAGMDTFAKGLIIANKIIEDGKIDKFVADRYSSYTTGIGKDIVEGKVGFKELEKYALNITVQNKSGRQEMLEALLNQYILETK from the coding sequence ATTAGCATTTAAGTACTATGATGAAAATGCTGTTATTGGCGGAAAGACAATGAAAGAGCATTTAAGATTTGCTGTAGCATATTGGCATACATTTGCAGCACCAGGAGCTGATATGTTTGGAGCTGGTTCATATGAAAGACCTTGGAATTCAATTACTGATGCAATGGAAATGGCAAAATACAAGGTTGAAGCAAATTTTGAATTTGTTGAAAAATTAGGAGCACCATTCTTCTGCTTCCATGACAGAGATATAGCACCAGAAGGAGCAACTTTAGCAGAGACAAATAAAAACCTTGATATTATAACAGCTTTGATTAAAGACAGAATGAAATCAAGTGATGTAAAGCTTCTTTGGGGAACAACTAATGCTTTTGGTAACCCAAGATTTATGCATGGCGCATCAACTTCTCCAAATGCTGATGTATTTGCTTATGCTGCAGCTCAGGTTAAAAAGGCAATGGAAATAACTCATGAACTAGGTGGAGAAAACTATGTATTCTGGGGTGGTAGAGAAGGTTATGAAACTCTATTAAATACAGATATGAAGCTTGAGTTAGATAACCTTGCAAGATTCTTAAGAATGGCTGTAGATTATGCTAAAGAGATTGGATTTACAGGACAGTTCTTAATTGAACCTAAGCCAAAGGAACCAACAAAACACCAATATGATTTTGATACAGCAACAGTTATTGGTTTCTTAAAGACTTATGGTTTAGATCCATACTTCAAGATGAATATTGAAGCAAACCATGCAACATTAGCAGGACATACTTTCCAACATGAATTAGCAACTTGCAGAATTAACAATATGCTTGGAAGTATAGATGCGAACCAAGGTGATGTAATGTTAGGATGGGATACTGACCAATTCCCAACAAACGTTTATGATACAACTCTTGCAATGATTGAAGTATTAAAAGCAGGTGGCTTAAATAAGGGTGGTTTGAACTTTGACTCAAAGGTTAGGAGAGGTTCATTTGATCCAACAGACTTATTCTATGGTCATATTGCTGGTATGGATACTTTTGCAAAGGGACTTATCATAGCTAATAAAATAATTGAAGATGGAAAGATAGATAAGTTTGTTGCTGACAGATATTCAAGCTACACTACTGGAATAGGTAAGGATATAGTTGAAGGTAAGGTTGGCTTTAAGGAATTAGAGAAATATGCATTAAATATTACAGTGCAGAATAAGTCAGGACGTCAGGAAATGTTAGAGGCACTATTAAATCAATATATACTTGAAACAAAATAA